AATTTCACTTCAGATGGCTAAAATGTTACGTTATTTTATTTCTATATCTTCTCTGTTCCTCTGCGTCTCTGCGGTGAATTACTATCTGAACGGCTACCTAAGTTTTATATCTCCCCAGACTCCCAAATTTTTGTCTTTAATGATAATAACTCCTTTAATTCCCTCAATAGTTTTGGCAAACTCAATGGCTGGTTCAATATCATCTTTCTTTTTAACTAAATTACCAATGGCGGTGGCGCCTGCATCGGCTAATGAAGTCGAATAAGATAAGACTACCACGGCATCTGCTTGACCAAAACTTAACGAAGGACCGACGGTTCCGGATGAGGTGCAAATGCCCAGTGGTGTGTCGTTTGTATCTATTTCTATGGCTATTTTGTTGCTGAGTGGGGATAGGCCGGCGAATATCCCTATTTTTCTTTTACGGATGGTTTTTATAAAAATATCGCCTCCATTTTCAACAATTACTTCTTTAGAATATTTCAATATCCCTTTTCCTACATATTCAGCAATAGCACCCGCAACAGCGG
This DNA window, taken from bacterium, encodes the following:
- a CDS encoding UPF0280 family protein, with protein sequence MYEKRWYRELIKGDNLVSFDVQIEETDLSVMADKDLRREVARLILRIRERIKKYITTDPNFKRSLIPCEVPHYAPKIVREMAWAGKVAGVGPMAAVAGAIAEYVGKGILKYSKEVIVENGGDIFIKTIRKRKIGIFAGLSPLSNKIAIEIDTNDTPLGICTSSGTVGPSLSFGQADAVVVLSYSTSLADAGATAIGNLVKKKDDIEPAIEFAKTIEGIKGVIIIKDKNLGVWGDIKLR